The Herminiimonas arsenitoxidans genome window below encodes:
- a CDS encoding phage tail protein: MADDGSKQSTTVWPLPKFYFQVKWDSQVMSFQEVSGLDMQSEEIKYRHGDNPEFSVIKMPGMKKVGNVTMKKGIIKSDNKFWDWFNQIKMNTIKRVSVTISLLDEAGKPTMVWTLVNAWPTKITGTDLKAEGNEVAIETIEIAHEGIIIANK; this comes from the coding sequence ATGGCAGATGACGGATCGAAACAATCGACCACGGTGTGGCCGCTCCCGAAATTCTATTTCCAGGTGAAATGGGATTCGCAAGTCATGTCCTTCCAGGAAGTCAGCGGTCTTGACATGCAGTCGGAAGAAATCAAGTATCGCCACGGCGACAATCCAGAATTTTCGGTCATCAAGATGCCCGGCATGAAGAAGGTCGGCAACGTGACCATGAAGAAGGGCATCATCAAAAGTGATAACAAGTTCTGGGACTGGTTCAATCAGATCAAGATGAACACCATCAAGCGTGTGTCCGTCACGATCAGCTTGCTGGACGAAGCCGGCAAACCGACCATGGTTTGGACCCTGGTCAACGCATGGCCGACCAAAATCACCGGCACCGATCTTAAGGCCGAAGGCAATGAAGTCGCGATAGAAACAATTGAGATCGCACATGAAGGCATTATCATTGCTAACAAGTAG
- a CDS encoding nucleotidyltransferase family protein has protein sequence MQSPHHDQIVGILLAAGKGTRFDPSGAQNKLLQTTTAGDKIVVAAATALLAALPNVTAVVRNADDTVAAELSALGCKVVVCPDADKGMGASLVYALTQNQHAAGWIIGLGDMPSVQTTTIAALADELKNGADIVAPFYKGRRGNPVGFGEKHLAELLRLGGDQGARALLKTYPVTAVEVDDPGIHYDIDTSADLLSPQMPQRSNIS, from the coding sequence ATGCAATCACCACATCACGATCAAATCGTCGGCATTTTGCTGGCAGCTGGAAAAGGCACGCGCTTTGATCCATCCGGAGCGCAAAACAAGCTGCTACAAACGACCACAGCGGGTGACAAAATTGTTGTGGCGGCCGCTACTGCACTGCTAGCTGCCCTTCCGAATGTCACTGCAGTTGTGCGTAACGCTGACGATACAGTCGCTGCCGAATTATCGGCCTTGGGCTGCAAGGTCGTCGTTTGTCCCGATGCTGACAAAGGGATGGGAGCATCACTGGTTTATGCCTTGACGCAAAACCAGCATGCAGCAGGATGGATTATAGGATTAGGCGATATGCCCAGCGTGCAAACGACAACGATTGCAGCGCTGGCGGATGAATTGAAGAATGGTGCAGATATAGTCGCGCCGTTTTACAAGGGCAGGCGTGGCAATCCTGTGGGCTTCGGAGAAAAACATCTTGCCGAGTTGCTGCGCCTAGGTGGTGATCAGGGTGCGCGTGCCTTGTTGAAGACCTATCCTGTCACAGCGGTCGAAGTTGACGATCCCGGCATTCATTACGACATCGATACTTCTGCGGATCTGCTTTCGCCGCAGATGCCGCAAAGATCAAATATCAGCTGA